The following are encoded together in the Mesoterricola sediminis genome:
- a CDS encoding RES family NAD+ phosphorylase: MAKFPEPPTPGELALLGPDVQILPAGSTVWRIYFLGGSHPTSWGQFRAWGPTESRFDHHIPPASLQAREILYGAVGPRGAITALADVFQETRIVDRSFNNPCLASFETIRDLRLLDLTGTWPTKAGASAAIASGPKARARRWSQAIFAAFPSLDGLLYGSSMHANAPCVALYERAAVAMPASPSTNRMLADPILLTALRNACADLNFFLV; the protein is encoded by the coding sequence ATGGCCAAATTTCCCGAACCTCCGACGCCGGGGGAACTCGCCCTGCTTGGGCCCGACGTCCAGATCCTTCCCGCCGGATCGACCGTATGGCGGATCTATTTCCTGGGTGGCAGTCACCCGACCTCCTGGGGCCAGTTCCGGGCCTGGGGCCCGACCGAATCCCGGTTCGACCATCACATCCCGCCCGCTTCCCTCCAGGCCCGGGAGATCCTGTACGGAGCCGTTGGGCCGAGGGGCGCCATCACGGCCCTGGCGGACGTTTTCCAGGAAACCCGGATCGTGGACCGCTCGTTCAACAACCCGTGTCTGGCCTCCTTCGAAACGATACGGGACCTCCGCCTGCTGGATCTCACGGGGACCTGGCCGACCAAGGCCGGAGCTTCCGCTGCGATCGCGTCGGGGCCGAAGGCCCGCGCACGGCGCTGGTCCCAGGCCATTTTCGCGGCTTTCCCGAGCCTGGACGGTCTGCTCTATGGGTCTTCGATGCACGCGAACGCGCCCTGTGTGGCGCTGTACGAGCGGGCCGCCGTGGCGATGCCGGCCAGCCCGAGCACCAACCGCATGCTCGCCGACCCGATCCTGTTGACTGCACTCCGGAATGCCTGTGCTGATCTGAATTTCTTCCTCGTCTGA
- the lpxK gene encoding tetraacyldisaccharide 4'-kinase produces MEALRWILAPLGPLYALAVRARNRAFDRHPERAARVDAPVVSVGNLSTGGTGKTPVTLFLAEALEAAGIRAAVVSRGYGGRRDHDPMPVEPDSDPAQTGDEPLMMARRLGPGRVVVGRRRHGAALRALALAPRPDLLVMDDGFQHRGLHRDLDLLLLDGVRRWGNGRMVPLGDLREPMAGAARASCLVVTRGARSDRGAVEAWWARYGSGGPVFWVDFAITSLRRFDTGDRIALPLGAPGPLFAFCALGHPEAFFADLLVAGAPWTGSRAFRDHQPLGPQLAALEREARASGAAGLVCTEKDAVKLDPARHRTALPLWVAEQRVIGAEPLAAWLLARLGTPPLTPPRGA; encoded by the coding sequence ATGGAAGCCCTCCGCTGGATCCTCGCCCCCCTCGGCCCCCTGTACGCCCTGGCCGTGCGCGCGCGCAACCGCGCTTTCGACCGCCATCCGGAGCGGGCCGCGCGGGTGGACGCGCCCGTGGTCTCGGTGGGCAACCTCAGCACCGGCGGCACCGGCAAGACCCCCGTCACCCTCTTCCTGGCCGAGGCCCTGGAGGCGGCCGGGATCCGGGCCGCGGTCGTGTCCCGCGGCTACGGGGGACGCCGGGACCACGATCCCATGCCCGTGGAGCCCGACTCGGACCCGGCCCAGACCGGCGACGAGCCCCTGATGATGGCCCGGCGCCTGGGCCCCGGCCGGGTGGTGGTGGGCCGGCGCCGCCACGGGGCCGCCCTGCGCGCCCTGGCGCTGGCGCCCCGCCCCGACCTCCTGGTCATGGACGACGGCTTCCAGCACCGGGGCCTGCACCGGGACCTGGACCTCCTCCTCCTGGACGGCGTGCGCCGCTGGGGCAACGGGCGCATGGTGCCCCTCGGCGACCTGCGGGAGCCCATGGCGGGCGCCGCGCGCGCCTCCTGCCTCGTGGTGACCCGCGGCGCCCGCTCCGACCGCGGCGCCGTCGAGGCCTGGTGGGCCCGCTACGGCTCCGGCGGCCCCGTGTTCTGGGTGGATTTCGCCATCACCTCCCTGCGCCGCTTCGACACCGGGGACCGGATCGCCCTGCCCCTGGGCGCCCCCGGGCCGCTCTTCGCGTTCTGCGCCCTCGGCCACCCCGAGGCCTTCTTCGCGGACCTCCTGGTGGCGGGCGCCCCCTGGACCGGGAGCCGCGCCTTCCGCGACCACCAGCCCCTGGGGCCCCAGCTGGCCGCCCTGGAGCGCGAGGCCCGCGCGAGCGGCGCCGCCGGCCTCGTCTGCACCGAGAAGGACGCCGTCAAGCTGGACCCGGCCCGCCACCGCACCGCCCTTCCCCTCTGGGTCGCCGAGCAGCGCGTGATCGGCGCCGAGCCCCTCGCCGCGTGGCTCCTGGCGCGCCTCGGCACCCCCCCGTTGACCCCGCCCCGGGGAGCGTGA
- a CDS encoding cyclic nucleotide-binding domain-containing protein gives MSDSNFIGQSKVAFKEGEIVYRKGDMAQNMYVVLTGKVRMYLGSEPQGDWSEELGKGDFFGEGSLLEPIPRHHTVVALEDTEVVAISRGTFLRMIRQNPEVSVKMMQRLAQRNRELSSRVDAEATRGARPRQQPASVSLVSVISGRKFQILAHGALVGRYDPNTGIHPDIDLTEEDPQLSVSRRHARILCEHNRYFLVEEHGVANGTYIKGERLPPGDARELRPGDRVGFGMVVLFFEKPA, from the coding sequence ATGTCCGATTCGAACTTCATTGGCCAGAGCAAGGTCGCCTTCAAGGAAGGGGAGATCGTCTACCGCAAGGGGGACATGGCCCAGAACATGTACGTGGTCCTCACGGGGAAGGTGCGCATGTACCTGGGCTCCGAACCCCAGGGGGACTGGTCCGAGGAGCTGGGCAAGGGCGATTTCTTCGGGGAGGGCAGCCTCCTGGAGCCGATCCCCCGCCACCACACCGTCGTGGCCCTGGAGGACACGGAGGTGGTCGCCATCTCCCGCGGCACCTTCCTGCGCATGATCCGGCAGAACCCCGAGGTGTCGGTGAAGATGATGCAGCGCCTCGCCCAGCGGAACCGGGAGCTCAGCAGCCGGGTCGACGCCGAGGCCACCCGCGGCGCCCGGCCCCGGCAGCAGCCCGCCTCCGTCAGTCTCGTCTCCGTCATCTCCGGCCGCAAGTTCCAGATCCTCGCCCACGGCGCCCTGGTGGGGCGCTACGACCCCAACACCGGCATCCATCCAGACATCGACCTCACCGAGGAGGATCCCCAGCTCAGCGTGTCCCGGCGCCACGCGCGCATCCTGTGCGAGCACAACCGCTACTTCCTGGTGGAGGAGCACGGGGTGGCCAACGGCACCTACATCAAGGGCGAGCGCCTGCCCCCCGGCGACGCCCGGGAGCTCCGGCCCGGCGACCGCGTGGGCTTCGGCATGGTGGTGCTGTTCTTCGAGAAGCCGGCCTGA
- a CDS encoding electron transfer flavoprotein subunit alpha/FixB family protein, translating into MLVFCETKDGKIRKPSLEALSEGRRLADAAGKSLGALFVGADLAGAEEAAQYGADAIIKVEAPSLAAYSSDGYAQAIADAVQAKGATVLLAAATSAGRDVAPRAAARLGAGYAADVTGLAMVDGRLEATRPVYAGKAVSVNRFESAVQVATTRPNVFVAAPCPKAGAVESLPAPAGGFLAVVKEILAKGGGAVDISEADVIVAGGRGLKDGANFAILQELADALGGVVGASRAAVDAGWGLPHSIQVGQTGKVVSPTLYIACGISGAIQHVAGMSGSKVIVAINKDPEAPIFKLATYGIVGDLFEVVPELTKAAKALKQ; encoded by the coding sequence ATGCTAGTTTTCTGTGAGACGAAGGACGGGAAGATCCGCAAGCCCTCCCTCGAGGCCCTGAGCGAAGGCCGCCGCCTCGCCGACGCGGCCGGCAAGTCCCTGGGCGCCCTCTTCGTGGGCGCCGATCTCGCCGGCGCCGAGGAGGCCGCCCAGTACGGCGCCGACGCGATCATCAAGGTCGAGGCCCCCAGCCTCGCCGCCTACTCCAGCGACGGCTACGCCCAGGCCATCGCCGACGCCGTCCAGGCCAAGGGCGCCACGGTCCTGCTGGCCGCGGCCACCTCCGCCGGCCGCGACGTGGCCCCCCGGGCCGCCGCGCGCCTCGGCGCGGGCTACGCCGCCGACGTGACCGGCCTGGCCATGGTGGACGGCAGGCTCGAGGCCACCCGCCCCGTCTACGCGGGCAAGGCCGTGAGCGTGAACCGGTTCGAGAGCGCCGTCCAGGTCGCCACCACGCGGCCCAACGTGTTCGTCGCCGCGCCCTGCCCCAAGGCCGGCGCCGTCGAGAGCCTCCCCGCGCCCGCGGGCGGCTTCCTCGCGGTGGTCAAGGAGATCCTCGCCAAGGGCGGGGGCGCCGTCGACATCAGCGAGGCCGACGTGATCGTCGCCGGCGGCCGCGGCCTCAAGGACGGCGCCAACTTCGCCATCCTCCAGGAGCTGGCCGACGCCCTCGGCGGCGTCGTGGGCGCCAGCCGCGCCGCGGTGGACGCCGGCTGGGGCCTGCCCCACAGCATCCAGGTGGGCCAGACCGGCAAGGTCGTCAGCCCCACCCTCTACATCGCCTGCGGCATCAGCGGCGCCATCCAGCACGTGGCCGGCATGAGCGGCTCCAAGGTCATCGTGGCCATCAACAAGGACCCCGAGGCCCCCATCTTCAAGCTGGCCACCTACGGCATCGTGGGCGACCTCTTCGAGGTGGTTCCCGAGCTGACCAAGGCCGCCAAGGCCCTGAAGCAGTAG
- a CDS encoding electron transfer flavoprotein subunit beta/FixA family protein, giving the protein MKILVALKQVPDTETKIRIGADGKSLDGSDVKWITSPYDEYALEEALRLKESAGAEVTAASVGGEKAKDVLRNALALGADTAVLVKAEDAGDPLAVARILAAFAKERGFELVLLGNKGFGGDNASVGPMLAELLGWAQANVVTKLELSAGAFRAERESDAGTEVVEGTLPAVVTAQRGLNEPRYANLKGIMAAKKKTIEEVEAAAGAPALVTASLALPPARPEGRKLEGDAAAQAAALVSLLRDEAKVL; this is encoded by the coding sequence ATGAAGATTCTTGTGGCCCTCAAGCAGGTGCCCGACACCGAGACGAAGATCAGGATCGGCGCGGACGGGAAGTCCCTGGATGGGAGCGACGTCAAGTGGATCACCAGCCCGTACGACGAGTACGCCCTGGAAGAGGCCCTCCGCCTCAAGGAATCCGCCGGCGCCGAGGTGACCGCCGCCTCCGTCGGGGGCGAGAAGGCCAAGGATGTCCTGCGCAACGCCCTGGCCCTGGGCGCCGACACCGCCGTCCTCGTCAAGGCCGAGGACGCCGGGGATCCGCTGGCCGTCGCCCGGATCCTGGCCGCCTTCGCGAAGGAGCGCGGCTTCGAGCTCGTGCTCCTGGGCAACAAGGGCTTCGGCGGCGACAACGCCTCCGTCGGCCCCATGCTGGCCGAGCTCCTGGGCTGGGCCCAGGCCAACGTCGTCACGAAGCTCGAGCTCTCCGCCGGCGCCTTCCGCGCCGAGCGCGAGTCCGACGCCGGCACCGAGGTGGTGGAGGGCACCCTCCCCGCCGTCGTCACCGCCCAGCGCGGGCTGAACGAGCCCCGCTACGCCAACCTCAAGGGCATCATGGCCGCCAAGAAGAAGACCATCGAGGAGGTGGAGGCCGCCGCCGGCGCCCCCGCCCTGGTCACGGCCTCCCTGGCCCTGCCCCCCGCGCGCCCCGAAGGCCGGAAGCTGGAGGGCGACGCCGCCGCCCAGGCCGCCGCCCTGGTCTCCCTGCTTCGCGACGAAGCCAAGGTCCTTTAG
- a CDS encoding UDP-N-acetylglucosamine--N-acetylmuramyl-(pentapeptide) pyrophosphoryl-undecaprenol N-acetylglucosamine transferase, which translates to MSGRTYAESLVFTGGGTGGHFFPAVALAEGLRARWGGPIWFVGARRGIEARLLPASPWPHELLDVEGFAGRSPLRAARAAWKLARAWRTLVARWRRERPAAVIGTGGYGAAPALMAAQALGIPFFLHESNAAPGLLVKALAKRAAGVWCGMPEGAAALPGARCLVAGTPVREAFLRDFRPVAQLAPPFRLLVLGGSGGARAVNEAVMEAAPALLDRFPDWDILHQTGPAQHEALSARPRHPRHRLAPFLEFMDTQMEAASLVLTRSGASTCAELMASGRPALMVPLPGSAGDHQVANARAMEAGGRARVLLQGPDLARDLAAAAAPLMADPRALASLARPEANRAVDICLDDLAARTGIGLH; encoded by the coding sequence ATGTCCGGAAGAACGTACGCGGAAAGCCTGGTCTTCACGGGAGGGGGCACGGGAGGCCACTTCTTCCCGGCCGTCGCCCTCGCGGAGGGGCTCCGGGCGAGGTGGGGCGGCCCCATCTGGTTCGTCGGCGCGCGCCGGGGGATCGAGGCCCGCCTCCTGCCCGCGTCCCCGTGGCCCCACGAACTGCTGGACGTGGAGGGGTTCGCCGGCCGCAGCCCCCTGAGGGCGGCCCGGGCCGCGTGGAAGCTCGCCAGGGCCTGGCGGACCCTCGTGGCCCGCTGGCGACGGGAGCGTCCGGCGGCCGTGATCGGCACCGGCGGCTACGGGGCCGCGCCGGCCCTCATGGCCGCGCAGGCGCTGGGCATCCCCTTCTTCCTCCACGAATCCAACGCCGCCCCCGGGCTCCTCGTGAAGGCCCTGGCGAAGCGCGCCGCGGGCGTCTGGTGCGGCATGCCCGAGGGGGCCGCGGCCCTGCCCGGGGCCCGGTGCCTCGTGGCCGGGACCCCCGTGCGGGAGGCCTTCCTGCGGGACTTCCGCCCCGTGGCCCAGCTGGCGCCGCCCTTCCGGCTCCTGGTGCTGGGCGGCAGCGGCGGGGCGCGGGCCGTGAACGAGGCCGTGATGGAGGCCGCCCCCGCGCTCCTGGACCGCTTCCCGGACTGGGACATCCTGCACCAGACCGGGCCCGCCCAGCACGAGGCGCTCTCGGCCCGGCCCCGCCATCCCCGGCACCGCCTCGCGCCCTTCCTGGAGTTCATGGACACCCAGATGGAGGCCGCCTCCCTCGTCCTGACCCGGAGCGGGGCCAGCACCTGCGCCGAGCTGATGGCCTCGGGCCGCCCCGCCCTCATGGTGCCCCTGCCGGGGAGCGCCGGGGACCACCAGGTGGCCAACGCGCGGGCCATGGAGGCCGGCGGCAGGGCCCGGGTCCTGCTCCAGGGGCCGGATCTGGCCCGGGATCTGGCCGCGGCGGCGGCCCCGCTCATGGCCGATCCCCGCGCCCTGGCCTCGCTGGCCCGGCCGGAAGCCAATCGCGCCGTGGACATCTGCCTGGATGATCTCGCGGCCCGGACGGGAATCGGCCTACACTAA
- a CDS encoding S41 family peptidase, which produces MHQRTWLSLLTFPMVAVFSYPVIVHPAQEAPRREVKAAPQDPLAGLSDIQDVLQLVRDNYVDPPDMEKVVGGGIQAALERAHPLNAYLSPEDLRLPDPGPAEIGIRVQKRQIYAQVLAVTTGSPAAKAGFQPGDVIRKIDEDSIGPMSAWTLERRLRGAVGSQVSLLRYAAATTELKKVTLTREKIQRPPAFIRKEAKATLLGFEDLDPGRTGELKNVLAGLDRSLPLVLDLRRCSGGDLGEAALVAGLFAGPGLLATVQETGRPDQPVAIVPAGLPPFAKLAVITGPWTAGAPEALAAALKKQGVPVFGERTMAMGVERTRFLLRQGGAAEVVNRRWLGAGGEYLGLGGDRPEALKPKAGGETLQPGVVPDHVFKNMKPEEDPLPKILEILAQGPKAAKLQPPAPARKAAVLMSSLASDQALDAV; this is translated from the coding sequence ATGCACCAGCGCACCTGGCTCTCCCTCCTGACCTTCCCCATGGTGGCCGTCTTCAGCTACCCGGTCATCGTCCACCCGGCCCAGGAGGCTCCCCGCCGCGAGGTGAAGGCCGCCCCCCAGGACCCGCTGGCGGGGCTCTCCGACATCCAGGACGTGCTCCAGCTGGTGCGGGACAACTACGTGGACCCCCCCGACATGGAGAAGGTCGTGGGCGGCGGCATCCAGGCCGCCCTGGAGCGGGCCCACCCCCTCAACGCCTACCTGTCCCCCGAGGACCTGCGCCTCCCGGACCCGGGGCCCGCCGAGATCGGCATCCGGGTCCAGAAACGGCAGATCTACGCCCAGGTGCTGGCCGTGACCACCGGGAGCCCGGCGGCCAAGGCGGGGTTCCAGCCCGGGGACGTGATCCGGAAGATCGATGAGGATTCCATCGGCCCCATGAGCGCCTGGACCCTGGAGCGGCGCCTGCGCGGCGCGGTGGGGTCCCAGGTGTCCCTGCTGCGGTACGCGGCGGCCACCACCGAGCTGAAGAAGGTCACCCTGACCCGGGAGAAGATCCAGCGGCCGCCCGCGTTCATCCGCAAGGAGGCCAAGGCCACCCTCCTCGGCTTCGAGGACCTGGACCCGGGCCGCACCGGCGAGCTCAAGAACGTGCTGGCCGGCCTGGACCGGAGCCTCCCCCTGGTCCTGGACCTGCGCCGCTGCTCCGGGGGCGACCTGGGCGAGGCGGCCCTCGTGGCCGGGCTCTTCGCGGGTCCGGGCCTCCTGGCCACCGTGCAGGAGACGGGCCGGCCCGACCAGCCCGTGGCCATCGTGCCGGCCGGCCTTCCCCCCTTCGCCAAGCTGGCCGTGATCACCGGCCCCTGGACGGCGGGTGCCCCCGAGGCCCTGGCCGCGGCCCTGAAGAAGCAGGGGGTGCCCGTGTTCGGCGAGCGGACCATGGCCATGGGGGTGGAGCGGACCCGCTTCCTCCTCCGGCAGGGCGGAGCCGCCGAGGTGGTGAACCGGCGCTGGCTCGGCGCGGGCGGCGAATACCTGGGCCTGGGCGGCGACCGCCCCGAGGCCCTGAAGCCCAAGGCCGGCGGCGAGACCCTCCAGCCGGGGGTCGTGCCCGACCACGTCTTCAAGAACATGAAGCCCGAGGAGGACCCCCTGCCGAAGATCCTGGAGATCCTGGCCCAGGGCCCCAAGGCCGCCAAGCTGCAGCCCCCGGCGCCGGCGCGGAAGGCCGCCGTCCTCATGTCAAGCCTGGCCTCGGACCAGGCCCTGGACGCGGTCTAG
- a CDS encoding divergent polysaccharide deacetylase family protein — translation MAARKGGRTSTPRLLVLAALMFAFGLGLGALLTSQACGRKGRLPGDEETAKPRPRPTPPSGKPGPGKAEPGKAEPGKAEPGKAEPGKAEPGPAEPARKGLPRFALVIDDLGYASPELVKRLCAQPVPFSVAVLPYQENTRESAEIAHDRGKEVMLHLPMEPLGYPGPGKDPGPEAVMYDLKEAEIRARVRKALADVPYRRGVNNHMGSRITPDRTRMTWILEEIRARKCFFVDSRTEKDSVAFDVAEALKIPAVQRKVFLDDDKAFAEMERQWNRALDLAARDGQVLIIGHIYPETVAALEKLIPAARNRVTFVKAGDLVR, via the coding sequence ATGGCGGCGAGAAAAGGCGGCCGGACGTCCACCCCCCGGCTTCTGGTCCTGGCGGCCCTCATGTTCGCCTTCGGCCTGGGCCTGGGCGCCCTCCTGACCAGTCAGGCCTGCGGCCGAAAGGGCCGCCTGCCCGGCGATGAGGAAACGGCCAAGCCCCGGCCCCGGCCCACCCCGCCCAGCGGCAAGCCCGGCCCCGGGAAGGCCGAGCCCGGGAAGGCCGAACCCGGGAAGGCCGAACCCGGGAAGGCTGAACCCGGAAAGGCCGAACCCGGCCCGGCGGAGCCGGCCCGGAAGGGGCTCCCCCGCTTCGCCCTCGTCATCGACGACCTGGGCTACGCCTCCCCCGAGCTGGTGAAGCGCCTCTGCGCCCAGCCCGTGCCCTTCTCGGTGGCGGTCCTCCCCTACCAGGAGAACACCCGCGAAAGCGCCGAGATCGCCCATGACCGGGGGAAGGAGGTCATGCTCCACCTGCCCATGGAGCCCCTCGGCTACCCCGGCCCCGGTAAGGACCCCGGGCCCGAGGCCGTGATGTACGACCTCAAGGAGGCGGAGATCCGCGCCCGGGTCCGCAAGGCCCTGGCCGACGTCCCCTACCGCCGGGGCGTGAACAACCACATGGGCTCGCGCATCACCCCCGACCGCACGCGCATGACGTGGATCCTCGAGGAGATCCGGGCCCGGAAGTGCTTCTTCGTGGACAGCCGCACCGAGAAGGACAGCGTGGCCTTCGACGTGGCCGAGGCCCTGAAGATCCCGGCCGTGCAGCGCAAGGTGTTCCTGGACGACGACAAGGCCTTCGCGGAGATGGAGCGCCAGTGGAACCGGGCCCTGGACCTCGCGGCCCGGGACGGCCAGGTCCTGATCATCGGGCACATCTACCCCGAGACGGTGGCCGCCCTGGAGAAGCTCATCCCGGCCGCCCGGAACCGCGTGACCTTCGTGAAGGCCGGCGACCTGGTCCGGTAG
- the glpX gene encoding class II fructose-bisphosphatase → MEMSLSGEFLRVVEQAAIASATSIGNGNRKHSDWLAVESMRRNMEKLPIDGTIVIGEGERDEAPMLYVGEKVGMGMGCPAVDIAVDPLEGTNLCATGAPNAICVLAASERGGLLHAPDLYMQKLCVGPAAKGRVHLDASPAENLKEIAKALHRKVGELTVVVLDRPRHEKLIEDIRTAGARIQLIGDGDLSAAISAAVSGTGIHAVMGIGGAPEGVLSAAALKCLGGEIQGRLVTDTNTASKEKAEGMGVDFNRIYFTDDLAPGEHIIFAAAGVTKGNLLDGVHFFGEGVRTASLILNRQPRQVRFIDTVHVNEGEGVTVRF, encoded by the coding sequence ATGGAAATGTCCCTCAGCGGTGAGTTCCTTCGCGTGGTGGAGCAGGCCGCCATCGCCTCGGCCACCAGCATCGGCAACGGCAACCGCAAGCACAGCGACTGGCTCGCCGTGGAATCCATGCGCAGGAACATGGAGAAGCTGCCCATCGACGGCACCATCGTGATCGGCGAGGGCGAGCGGGACGAGGCCCCCATGCTGTACGTGGGGGAGAAGGTGGGGATGGGCATGGGCTGCCCCGCCGTCGACATCGCCGTGGATCCCCTGGAGGGCACCAACCTCTGCGCCACCGGCGCCCCCAACGCCATCTGCGTGCTCGCGGCCAGCGAGCGCGGGGGGCTGCTCCACGCCCCGGACCTCTACATGCAGAAGCTCTGCGTGGGCCCCGCCGCCAAGGGCCGGGTGCACCTGGACGCGAGCCCGGCCGAGAACCTCAAGGAGATCGCCAAGGCCCTCCACCGGAAGGTGGGGGAGCTGACCGTCGTCGTCCTGGACCGCCCCCGTCACGAGAAGCTCATTGAAGACATCCGCACGGCCGGGGCCCGCATCCAGCTCATCGGCGACGGCGACCTGTCGGCCGCCATCTCCGCGGCCGTGTCCGGCACCGGCATCCACGCCGTCATGGGCATCGGCGGCGCCCCCGAGGGGGTCCTCTCCGCCGCGGCCCTCAAGTGCCTGGGCGGCGAGATCCAGGGCCGCCTGGTCACCGACACCAACACCGCCAGCAAGGAGAAGGCGGAGGGCATGGGCGTCGACTTCAACCGCATCTACTTCACCGACGACCTGGCCCCCGGCGAGCACATCATCTTTGCCGCCGCCGGCGTCACCAAGGGCAACCTCCTGGACGGCGTGCACTTCTTCGGGGAGGGCGTCCGCACCGCCAGCCTCATCCTGAACCGGCAGCCCCGGCAGGTCCGCTTCATCGACACCGTGCACGTGAACGAAGGCGAAGGCGTCACCGTCCGGTTCTGA
- the cutA gene encoding divalent-cation tolerance protein CutA → MINAVTIFTTCGSEETALTIAAAVVDQGYAACVNILPGIKSYYYYKGGTHLDEEVLLMIKTSRDRFEEVSRVISELHTYEIPEILMVPVEKCSESFLEWIEESVSRES, encoded by the coding sequence ATGATCAATGCCGTGACGATCTTCACCACCTGCGGAAGCGAGGAGACGGCCCTCACCATCGCCGCCGCCGTCGTGGACCAGGGCTACGCCGCCTGCGTCAACATCCTTCCCGGGATTAAGAGTTATTACTACTACAAGGGAGGCACCCACCTGGACGAGGAGGTGCTCCTGATGATCAAGACGAGCCGGGACCGGTTCGAGGAGGTCTCCCGCGTCATCTCGGAACTCCACACCTACGAGATCCCCGAGATCCTCATGGTTCCCGTCGAGAAGTGCAGCGAGAGCTTCCTGGAGTGGATCGAGGAATCGGTCTCGCGAGAGAGTTGA
- a CDS encoding FG-GAP repeat domain-containing protein, with amino-acid sequence MAFPSLFPKRSLLVPGLGLLLLGCGGEDRVTVAGPYPVTSVAVADLDGDGRLDLVATLHGEGAPATQGWVTVRRQDPSAPGTYLEPELWAGGANPGRVVAAPLTAGGLPGLVILSVQTGYPASDTGAALVRFPDPAAPGGFLAPVALPLGGRTPRDAAVGDLTGDGRPDVVVAADGAATLLLFPQDAAGGTFGAPLALAVAGTPTAVAVADLDGDGLLDIAAATANDTVSILLQDAAHPGSFLPRVDLPAGSHPVALKVADLDKDGRPDLVVADEGTSAAQGVTVLLQAKAPAAAGTFLPPVGYAVGDAFAASVDAADLDGDGYPDLAVACAGVPGNPGSVAVLIQDQAHPGTFKAPVNYPGLQGPGSVALADVDGDGLRDLVIGDGYLYVRKQIAGQPGTFGLPLRYRQ; translated from the coding sequence ATGGCCTTTCCCTCCCTGTTCCCCAAGCGGTCGCTCCTGGTCCCGGGCCTCGGGCTCCTCCTCCTCGGCTGCGGCGGGGAGGACCGCGTGACGGTCGCCGGGCCCTACCCGGTGACCTCGGTGGCGGTGGCCGACCTGGACGGCGACGGCCGGCTGGACCTCGTGGCCACCCTCCACGGGGAGGGGGCCCCGGCCACCCAGGGCTGGGTCACCGTGCGCCGCCAGGATCCCTCGGCCCCGGGGACCTACCTGGAGCCGGAGCTCTGGGCGGGAGGAGCCAATCCCGGCCGCGTCGTGGCGGCCCCCCTGACAGCCGGCGGCCTGCCCGGCCTGGTCATCCTGTCCGTACAGACGGGCTACCCAGCGAGTGACACCGGCGCCGCGCTGGTGCGCTTCCCCGATCCGGCCGCCCCGGGCGGGTTCCTCGCCCCGGTGGCCCTGCCCCTGGGGGGCCGGACCCCACGGGACGCCGCGGTGGGCGACCTGACGGGGGACGGTCGCCCGGACGTTGTGGTCGCCGCGGACGGGGCCGCCACCCTGCTCCTGTTCCCCCAGGACGCCGCGGGGGGGACCTTCGGCGCGCCCCTCGCCCTGGCCGTCGCGGGGACGCCGACCGCCGTGGCCGTGGCCGACCTGGACGGGGACGGCCTCCTCGACATCGCCGCCGCCACCGCCAACGACACCGTGTCCATCCTGCTCCAGGACGCGGCCCATCCGGGCAGCTTCCTGCCCCGGGTGGACCTCCCGGCCGGGTCCCATCCGGTGGCCCTGAAGGTGGCCGACCTGGACAAGGACGGACGCCCCGACCTGGTCGTCGCGGACGAGGGCACCTCGGCGGCCCAGGGCGTCACCGTCCTCCTCCAGGCCAAGGCCCCCGCGGCGGCGGGCACCTTCCTCCCGCCCGTGGGCTACGCCGTGGGGGATGCCTTCGCGGCGTCGGTGGACGCGGCCGACCTGGACGGGGACGGTTATCCCGACCTGGCCGTGGCCTGCGCCGGCGTCCCCGGGAACCCCGGCAGCGTGGCCGTCCTCATCCAGGACCAGGCCCATCCGGGCACCTTCAAGGCCCCGGTGAACTACCCCGGCCTGCAGGGGCCGGGTTCGGTGGCCCTCGCCGACGTGGACGGCGACGGGCTCCGG